The following proteins are encoded in a genomic region of Aquella oligotrophica:
- a CDS encoding DUF1566 domain-containing protein: MKNILLFVLVGTVLAACNSAAPGAKGALVEVPDVTTTANDSKVYFDTFAAIPKVATPSNYIIRLHNDSNDSYQIVSATLSPLLVSDKNKALATLDKNNCSTITRHSQCGFILNFPANNTASYTLTTVVEDSSHKQHTIKSFLISDQNKSGANGINYSFLSTVNSHNGIYHLAVPVYFGKDFNKVSVSEGTLYCRNGYHAGSSCTYYKDGQVSKDELLLSKLSAVTADNRDVEVSGKSLISKSGTPFLLMSVPEDVELKPGSAPVKSVISIVNIGNQPATGITIDSSKLAAGVTLLPAGCGTDLAAYGNCNIEISYNGVSTNGSSILKLSHDYTSAKRTLVQQFMHIINRDEPALEWDNPPSNIFEGSVVHDEVSETFILKAKNIKFSAIKLSHDSNSDFTVAADPAGLCKGNQISIASDGSEECHITISYKPMTQLANPAIFYITATGSYIDATDTERSLAYPLALSYSAPFTPASLIQINDGNKIELKTIAGEPKDFVIKIENNSKYSISLGSPVFTPAIPDATIADPAKCLTIAPQSSCELSVNYDPKATMVNSMMSSLRLQVIKLNNNDISATSEFATSVVEYAAVSPSKPSLVVSFDKVSGNQTQDVSGYWVHKDNTIEFSYKATNTGDGIAKNISVTSSNGWTIDDTNCQSRQLSKGDSCQVKFSHAYSSVGQQELKEQDVTISYGYGNANDTDSIKLGTDTKNVVVYQMPNLIHVSGAIGQLDDVFPGSKLTTTFRIDDGYPGMPGYEVKIAHSIDINSDGLIWNNPSCTLDYQKMTCDILTDTDYSLLGESRKASFVSTGGLSLSNKDLNIKFRDFAVVGDNRPADFVRNGKCVLDKITGLMWPTDPLSDISNKPIRTIKEAMDSIEALNQENFCDYSDWVLPNINELKSLVNYSSSNFPQWLADNNGPNVAGLNRFGFFSSTLGQAGRYIVFSLHENIPYFPLSFLGVGSYLLPVRHDSTVKPIVTIWKTGQTNPFGVTGSDGETQRGKERPSVPFEDVKSDPRCVKDNSTGKIWFKTLIPSGKYSALLKTVQDYNHMTMCGVTGWHVATINEYHSLQNYGEDGTFTYLKRYGLDLETNSGVYNFTGNVINSGGKLSMIRFDFAAIRVRNTDITNTDGEVDAGGDAPAVLVAG; the protein is encoded by the coding sequence ATGAAAAATATATTACTATTTGTACTTGTAGGTACTGTGCTTGCTGCATGTAATTCTGCAGCACCAGGAGCAAAAGGTGCTTTAGTTGAAGTACCTGATGTAACAACTACAGCAAATGATAGCAAGGTTTATTTTGATACATTCGCTGCTATACCCAAGGTGGCAACTCCCAGTAATTATATTATCCGTCTGCATAATGATAGTAATGATAGTTACCAAATAGTTTCAGCAACACTTTCTCCACTTTTAGTTAGTGATAAAAATAAAGCTCTAGCAACGTTGGATAAAAATAATTGTAGCACCATTACTAGACACTCGCAATGTGGATTTATTCTTAATTTCCCGGCAAATAATACTGCGAGCTACACATTAACTACAGTAGTTGAGGATAGTAGTCACAAACAACATACTATCAAAAGCTTTCTAATTAGTGATCAGAATAAAAGCGGCGCTAATGGGATTAATTATTCATTTCTAAGTACGGTAAATAGTCATAATGGTATCTATCATCTGGCAGTACCAGTTTATTTTGGTAAAGATTTTAATAAAGTAAGCGTTAGTGAGGGAACTCTTTACTGTCGCAATGGCTACCATGCTGGTAGTAGCTGTACTTATTATAAGGATGGTCAGGTAAGTAAAGATGAATTGTTACTTAGCAAACTAAGTGCAGTAACAGCAGATAATCGTGATGTAGAAGTATCTGGTAAATCACTTATTAGTAAATCTGGCACGCCTTTTTTATTAATGTCTGTACCTGAGGATGTCGAGCTTAAACCCGGTTCTGCTCCTGTAAAATCAGTAATCAGTATTGTCAATATAGGTAATCAGCCAGCAACGGGAATTACTATCGATTCATCAAAGCTTGCCGCTGGGGTAACCCTATTGCCAGCTGGCTGTGGTACAGATCTTGCCGCATATGGTAACTGTAATATTGAGATTAGTTATAATGGTGTGAGCACCAATGGCAGCAGTATCCTTAAGCTTTCGCACGATTATACGTCGGCTAAAAGAACGCTGGTGCAGCAATTCATGCATATAATAAATCGTGATGAACCAGCATTGGAATGGGATAATCCACCAAGCAATATTTTTGAAGGTTCAGTAGTCCATGATGAAGTAAGCGAAACCTTTATCCTCAAAGCCAAAAATATTAAATTCTCTGCGATTAAGTTATCACACGATAGTAATAGTGATTTTACAGTTGCGGCTGATCCAGCTGGCTTATGCAAGGGTAATCAGATAAGTATAGCTAGTGATGGTAGTGAAGAATGCCACATAACTATCAGTTATAAGCCGATGACTCAATTAGCTAACCCAGCCATTTTTTATATTACCGCTACTGGTAGCTATATTGATGCAACTGATACCGAGCGCTCACTTGCCTATCCTTTGGCGCTATCTTATTCCGCTCCTTTTACGCCAGCAAGCCTTATTCAGATAAATGATGGGAATAAAATTGAGCTAAAAACAATAGCTGGAGAGCCTAAAGATTTTGTTATCAAAATCGAAAATAACAGTAAGTATAGCATATCTCTTGGTAGCCCGGTTTTTACGCCAGCTATTCCGGATGCTACTATTGCTGATCCGGCAAAATGCCTAACTATTGCACCACAAAGTTCTTGTGAATTATCTGTAAACTATGACCCTAAAGCTACCATGGTAAATAGCATGATGAGTAGCTTGAGGCTACAGGTTATTAAGCTTAATAATAACGACATTTCAGCGACAAGTGAATTTGCCACAAGTGTAGTTGAGTATGCCGCAGTTAGCCCGAGTAAGCCAAGTCTTGTTGTTTCGTTTGATAAAGTTAGTGGTAATCAGACTCAGGATGTCAGTGGTTACTGGGTTCATAAAGATAATACTATTGAATTTAGCTATAAAGCTACTAATACAGGAGATGGGATTGCCAAAAATATCAGTGTTACTAGTTCTAATGGCTGGACTATTGATGACACCAATTGTCAGAGTAGGCAGCTATCTAAAGGTGATAGCTGTCAAGTGAAATTTAGCCACGCTTATAGCAGTGTAGGTCAGCAGGAGTTAAAAGAACAAGATGTGACTATCAGCTATGGTTACGGAAATGCTAATGATACTGATAGTATCAAGCTTGGGACTGATACAAAAAATGTAGTAGTTTATCAAATGCCAAATTTGATTCACGTATCAGGTGCAATTGGTCAATTAGACGATGTGTTTCCAGGTAGTAAATTAACTACTACTTTTCGTATTGATGACGGTTATCCAGGTATGCCTGGGTATGAAGTAAAGATAGCTCATAGCATTGATATTAATTCTGATGGTCTGATATGGAATAATCCTTCATGCACGCTAGATTATCAAAAAATGACTTGTGATATTTTGACCGATACGGACTATAGCCTGCTAGGAGAAAGTCGTAAGGCATCATTTGTAAGTACTGGCGGTTTATCGCTATCTAATAAAGATCTAAATATAAAATTTAGGGATTTTGCCGTAGTTGGGGACAATCGTCCAGCTGATTTTGTTAGGAACGGAAAATGTGTTTTAGATAAAATTACTGGTCTAATGTGGCCTACCGACCCCCTTTCTGATATTAGTAATAAACCAATTCGTACTATAAAAGAAGCTATGGATAGCATTGAAGCTCTTAATCAAGAAAATTTCTGTGACTATAGCGATTGGGTTTTACCAAATATTAATGAACTAAAATCATTGGTTAACTATAGCTCCAGTAATTTCCCTCAATGGTTGGCTGATAATAACGGTCCTAATGTTGCCGGACTAAATCGGTTTGGCTTTTTTTCATCAACGCTTGGTCAGGCTGGAAGGTATATTGTTTTTAGTTTACATGAAAATATTCCATATTTCCCATTAAGTTTTTTGGGTGTTGGTTCGTATTTGCTACCAGTACGGCATGACTCAACAGTTAAGCCAATTGTTACAATCTGGAAAACTGGTCAAACAAATCCTTTTGGTGTAACTGGTAGTGATGGTGAAACCCAGCGTGGTAAAGAGCGTCCAAGCGTTCCATTTGAAGATGTTAAATCTGATCCAAGATGTGTTAAAGATAATAGCACGGGTAAAATCTGGTTCAAAACCCTTATTCCTAGTGGTAAATATTCTGCACTATTAAAAACTGTACAAGATTATAATCATATGACAATGTGTGGTGTTACTGGCTGGCATGTAGCGACTATTAATGAATACCATTCACTTCAGAACTATGGTGAAGATGGTACATTTACTTATCTTAAAAGATATGGGCTAGATTTAGAGACTAATAGTGGCGTTTATAATTTTACTGGCAATGTAATAAACTCTGGTGGCAAGCTTTCTATGATACGCTTTGATTTTGCAGCAATTAGGGTGCGTAATACGGATATTACCAATACTGATGGTGAGGTTGATGCTGGTGGTGATGCCCCTGCAGTGCTAGTTGCTGGTTAA
- the metA gene encoding homoserine O-acetyltransferase MetA, translating into MPVKIPNNLPATDILNSENIFVMSEDRAAHQDIRPLKIVILNLMPNKIVTETQILRLLGNTPLQIEITFLHPQSHASKNTANEHLENFYNSFDNIKNDKFDGMIITGAPLGQIDFEEVDFWDELCSIMEWSKHNVFSCLHICWGTLAGLYYHYKIPKYNLAQKMFGVFPHQVNHQLSKLLRGFDDVFWVPHSRHTEVKREDILLHPELRILAESDESGVYLLATSDYRQVFITGHSEYDTMTLSDEYFRDLSKGFTIDMPINYFPANDPSKKPASLWRGHAHLLFANWLNYCVYQETPFSLSEVGLVCDYSI; encoded by the coding sequence ATGCCTGTAAAAATACCTAATAATTTACCAGCTACAGATATACTTAATTCAGAAAATATCTTTGTAATGTCTGAGGATAGGGCCGCGCATCAGGATATTCGTCCATTAAAAATAGTAATACTGAATTTAATGCCAAATAAAATTGTTACTGAAACGCAGATTTTGCGTCTTTTAGGGAATACTCCACTACAAATTGAGATTACTTTTTTACATCCGCAATCTCATGCGTCAAAGAATACTGCCAATGAGCATTTAGAGAATTTTTATAATTCGTTTGATAATATTAAGAATGATAAATTTGATGGTATGATTATTACTGGCGCACCATTGGGGCAAATTGATTTTGAAGAAGTTGATTTTTGGGACGAATTGTGTTCAATAATGGAGTGGAGCAAGCATAATGTATTTTCCTGTTTACATATTTGCTGGGGAACATTAGCTGGGCTTTACTATCACTATAAAATTCCAAAATATAATCTTGCTCAAAAAATGTTTGGGGTATTTCCGCATCAAGTAAATCATCAGTTAAGTAAATTATTAAGAGGTTTTGATGATGTATTTTGGGTTCCTCATTCGCGCCATACTGAGGTAAAAAGAGAAGATATTCTCTTACATCCAGAGCTGAGAATTCTTGCTGAATCTGATGAGTCTGGTGTTTATCTTCTAGCAACCTCTGATTATCGCCAGGTCTTTATTACCGGACATTCTGAATATGATACTATGACCCTTAGCGACGAATATTTTCGTGATTTGAGTAAAGGGTTTACCATAGATATGCCGATAAATTATTTCCCTGCGAATGATCCTAGCAAAAAACCAGCTTCTTTGTGGCGCGGACATGCGCACTTACTTTTTGCCAATTGGCTTAATTACTGTGTTTATCAGGAAACACCATTTAGTTTATCGGAGGTTGGATTAGTTTGCGATTACTCTATTTAA
- a CDS encoding helix-turn-helix transcriptional regulator, producing MSGGDSISLNDHDFLELIINSFKNFDQVIRGWCTLIRGTDLSVKYASPLYIKVFHPEKNDNFEFVQTNPKHLQEQQNIDLNQVIKERKKVRSFAITEFDDKLQPFSLEKSPIINPATDNVVGIFCSYRTLSFISMQLQIIRSLGVFDCDYSIDISKYKLTTREKEAIFLFLSGLSSKDIAFTLSKITGRDISKSTIDSLFRDQLFVKFEVYNRDALFAKLIRLGFDRYVPTDLLPKVEMPVSELIAY from the coding sequence ATGAGTGGCGGAGATAGTATCAGTTTAAATGATCATGACTTCCTTGAACTAATAATTAATTCGTTCAAGAATTTTGATCAGGTTATCCGTGGCTGGTGCACATTAATTAGGGGTACCGATTTGTCAGTAAAATACGCAAGCCCATTATACATAAAAGTGTTTCACCCAGAAAAAAATGATAATTTTGAATTTGTGCAGACAAATCCAAAGCATTTACAAGAGCAACAAAATATTGATCTTAATCAGGTAATAAAAGAACGAAAAAAAGTTAGAAGCTTTGCAATTACTGAATTTGACGATAAATTGCAGCCGTTCTCATTGGAAAAGTCGCCAATAATCAATCCTGCAACTGATAATGTTGTCGGGATATTTTGTAGTTATCGAACGCTTTCATTTATCAGTATGCAGTTACAAATAATTAGAAGCCTAGGAGTCTTTGACTGTGATTACAGTATTGATATAAGTAAATATAAATTGACTACACGTGAAAAAGAAGCAATATTCTTATTCTTATCTGGACTTAGTAGTAAGGATATTGCTTTCACTTTATCAAAAATAACTGGACGAGATATTTCAAAAAGCACAATTGACAGCTTATTTCGAGATCAACTATTTGTTAAATTTGAAGTATATAACCGTGATGCTCTTTTTGCGAAATTGATAAGGCTCGGTTTTGATCGCTATGTACCTACAGATTTGTTGCCCAAAGTTGAAATGCCAGTTTCGGAGTTGATCGCTTATTAA
- a CDS encoding SDR family oxidoreductase: MTKKVAVVTGGSGVLGNEFCKALAYNGYKVAIIGRDKEKSADLIKEIEANNEIAIAVSADVTDRKSLEDAAEFIEKTLGSCDLLLNGAGGNHPKGTSSEEYYSEDIANKPDATSFFDLEADGIDFVFRLNFMGTLLPCQVFGKQMLNKAEATIINISSMSALCPLTKIPAYSAAKAAINNFTQWLAVHFAKTNIRVNAIAPGFFLTQQNHKLLKTDEGKWTSRAEKIITHTPMARFGEAHELVGTLLWLADSKASGFVNGVVIPVDGGFAAYSGV, encoded by the coding sequence ATGACGAAAAAAGTAGCAGTAGTTACTGGTGGAAGTGGTGTACTTGGTAATGAGTTTTGTAAAGCTCTAGCTTATAATGGCTATAAAGTAGCGATTATTGGACGCGATAAAGAGAAATCAGCTGATCTAATTAAAGAGATCGAAGCAAATAATGAGATTGCAATTGCAGTTAGTGCCGATGTTACTGACCGCAAAAGCCTAGAAGATGCCGCAGAATTTATAGAAAAGACACTTGGTAGTTGTGACTTACTTCTAAATGGTGCGGGTGGAAATCATCCTAAAGGAACTAGTAGCGAAGAGTATTACTCAGAAGATATTGCTAATAAACCAGATGCTACCAGTTTCTTTGATCTTGAAGCAGATGGGATTGATTTTGTATTTCGTCTTAATTTCATGGGTACCTTATTACCATGTCAGGTTTTCGGTAAGCAAATGCTTAATAAAGCTGAAGCGACTATCATTAATATCTCATCAATGAGTGCATTATGCCCGCTAACTAAGATTCCTGCCTATAGTGCAGCGAAAGCAGCAATTAATAATTTCACCCAGTGGCTAGCGGTACACTTTGCTAAAACTAATATCCGGGTAAATGCTATTGCCCCAGGATTTTTTCTTACCCAACAAAACCACAAATTATTAAAAACTGATGAGGGGAAATGGACTAGTCGCGCAGAAAAAATCATTACTCATACGCCAATGGCTCGATTTGGTGAAGCTCACGAATTGGTTGGTACCCTACTCTGGCTAGCGGACAGTAAAGCTTCCGGCTTTGTAAATGGAGTTGTAATACCAGTTGATGGTGGCTTTGCCGCATATTCTGGAGTCTAA
- a CDS encoding MFS transporter, with product MTKKLSFREKAAYGVGDLGNGFTFDLGQAYLLKFYTDVCGISGAAAGGVFLFSKIFDAFMDVLAGSYIDKRKASKNGKYRPVMINSAFILAALTVITFIFPDVSVQGKLIYAYASYMIWGLCYSMVNIPYGSLAAAMTQDVNDRTQLASFRQAGSLIALLITGVVFMPIVLLFNDNKIGFPVAAAIMGVLGIISHYTCYKFTKENITPPANEKLRTRDLLGALKGNKPLWILIIMSLFTISAYNIKIAMLVYFCEYNLNDVKLLAIINFIIIGSSILSIFAIPQMVKIFGKKQSMLIGFGISITADIINFFIPSNPISFTILASIAFIAISIPNGIVWALISDIIDYGEWKTGKRAAGVTYAAFSFSRKVAQSISGFSAGLGLTLIGYVPKAIQSSASLAGIKGLLLLYPAITIGIAAIIITLWYELTDDRCQEIVHEIAARKQLSAN from the coding sequence ATGACAAAAAAACTTAGCTTTAGAGAAAAAGCGGCTTATGGTGTTGGCGATCTTGGTAACGGCTTCACCTTTGATCTTGGTCAAGCATATTTGCTAAAATTCTATACCGATGTTTGCGGCATTAGTGGTGCGGCAGCTGGTGGTGTATTCCTATTTAGTAAAATTTTTGATGCCTTTATGGATGTTTTGGCTGGCTCATATATTGATAAACGAAAAGCTAGTAAAAATGGCAAATACCGCCCAGTTATGATTAATTCGGCATTTATTCTTGCAGCCTTGACCGTAATTACCTTTATCTTTCCAGATGTCTCAGTTCAAGGAAAATTAATCTACGCCTATGCTAGTTATATGATTTGGGGACTTTGTTATTCTATGGTTAATATCCCCTATGGTTCACTTGCAGCAGCGATGACGCAGGATGTCAATGATCGTACGCAATTAGCATCATTTAGACAGGCTGGTTCACTGATTGCCTTACTAATTACTGGCGTAGTTTTTATGCCAATTGTATTACTCTTTAATGATAATAAAATTGGCTTCCCAGTAGCTGCTGCGATAATGGGGGTATTAGGAATAATTTCTCATTATACCTGCTATAAATTCACCAAAGAAAACATTACCCCACCCGCAAATGAGAAACTTCGTACTCGTGATCTCTTAGGTGCTCTAAAAGGCAATAAGCCGCTTTGGATTTTGATTATTATGTCTTTATTTACGATTTCTGCATATAATATCAAGATTGCGATGCTAGTATATTTCTGTGAATATAATTTGAATGATGTTAAGCTTCTTGCAATTATTAATTTCATTATTATCGGTAGCTCGATCTTGTCAATATTTGCCATTCCACAAATGGTAAAAATCTTCGGTAAAAAGCAAAGTATGCTAATTGGCTTCGGGATTAGTATTACTGCAGACATCATTAATTTTTTTATTCCTTCAAACCCGATCAGTTTTACAATTCTTGCAAGTATTGCATTTATCGCAATAAGTATTCCTAATGGCATAGTCTGGGCACTGATTTCTGATATTATCGATTATGGCGAATGGAAAACAGGTAAGCGGGCTGCTGGCGTTACCTATGCTGCTTTTAGCTTTTCGCGTAAAGTTGCCCAATCAATCTCCGGATTTTCGGCAGGTCTTGGTTTGACATTAATTGGCTATGTACCCAAAGCTATCCAAAGTAGTGCTTCACTGGCCGGAATTAAGGGCTTACTACTATTATATCCGGCAATAACCATTGGTATAGCTGCAATAATCATAACTTTATGGTACGAATTAACCGATGATCGCTGTCAAGAGATTGTACACGAAATTGCAGCACGCAAACAATTATCAGCAAATTAA
- a CDS encoding TIM-barrel domain-containing protein → MKLPKQLITHTVNRDNSITLECDACYVKIYLLTNDIIRIRTAFNNDFSEESYVLTTVAWEDRFDSLLGNERQKITAITPQITDCEDSLYFKTDSLKIIINKSPYYIQIFNNQEQLIYSDLKSKPYVEDQLGRIYHYTEIDIEKDYFYGFGEKTGSLNKLRRRLVQNAKDTLGYDPENSDPLYKHIPFYIKLNAVTKHAIGLFYHNTYEAVFDIGVDHSNYHHRYSYYSADGGDLDLFVINGPSLAKVIEGYTSLTGKSAMLPAYALGYLGSTMYYVELPKDCDQEIISFVEKCRNEDIPIDNFHLSSGYTVDSQNKRQLFTWNNQKFPEPSKYFASMHKLGVPVTPNIKPGVLTSNPNYQTMADQRIFITTATDHATPYVDYWWGGMGSFVDFTKKSSRDKWQQYVTDSLLKHGVTSLWNDNCEYDSLADKDAYCDFDGKGAKLAKLKSIQPNLMAYAGRQAMLKYNPNLRPYSVNRGGFAGIQRYSQTWAGDNYTSWQSLKFNIATILGMGLSGVANNGCDIGGFWGPHPDPELFVRWVQNGIFQPRFSIHSCNTDNTVTEPWMYGEHTQQIRDAIKLRYRLMPYFYSLMREAHLFGTPIMRPLVYEFQNDLNIYNEGVDFMLGSSLFIANIVEPKATSREVYLPNSASWYDFNSYQKYPGGTKINLAVTLDSIPMFIRDNSIIALSNDEAKLNDGQFQHLELIIGGKDGEFNLYQDDGLTNDYLKGSYRNTLIRVNRIGEQTKISFKHEGNFIPHTNIMELKLINQDKGPFFVTIDGRKIKQFLHRDKFNEISEGWYYSTSKGIVEIKTTFPNKDSEIIVSFAHFDLIGM, encoded by the coding sequence ATGAAACTACCCAAACAACTAATTACCCACACCGTAAATCGAGATAATAGTATTACCCTTGAATGTGATGCCTGCTATGTCAAGATCTATCTACTAACAAACGACATAATCCGTATTCGGACAGCCTTTAATAATGACTTTTCTGAAGAATCGTATGTACTAACTACCGTAGCTTGGGAAGATCGCTTTGATTCATTACTTGGTAATGAACGCCAGAAAATAACTGCAATTACACCACAGATCACCGATTGTGAAGATAGTTTATACTTCAAGACTGATTCATTAAAAATAATTATCAATAAATCCCCTTACTACATTCAGATTTTCAATAATCAAGAGCAATTGATTTATTCTGACCTAAAATCAAAGCCTTATGTTGAAGATCAGCTTGGACGAATTTATCATTACACAGAGATTGATATTGAAAAAGATTATTTTTATGGCTTTGGTGAAAAAACAGGTAGCTTAAATAAACTACGTAGAAGATTAGTCCAAAATGCCAAAGATACGCTTGGCTATGACCCGGAAAATAGTGATCCCTTATATAAACATATCCCGTTTTATATCAAGCTAAATGCTGTAACCAAACATGCTATTGGGCTGTTTTATCATAATACTTATGAAGCAGTATTTGATATAGGAGTTGATCATAGTAATTACCACCATCGCTATAGTTATTACTCTGCTGATGGCGGAGACCTTGATTTATTTGTAATTAATGGTCCAAGTTTAGCCAAGGTTATTGAAGGTTATACCTCTTTAACTGGTAAATCAGCTATGCTTCCAGCCTACGCCCTTGGCTATCTTGGTTCAACGATGTATTATGTCGAACTTCCCAAGGATTGTGATCAGGAAATAATCAGTTTTGTTGAGAAATGTCGTAATGAAGATATCCCTATTGATAACTTTCATCTATCTTCAGGATATACGGTAGATAGTCAAAATAAACGCCAGCTATTTACATGGAATAACCAAAAATTCCCGGAGCCATCGAAATATTTTGCTAGCATGCATAAGCTAGGGGTGCCAGTTACACCCAATATTAAACCGGGAGTTTTAACTTCCAATCCTAACTATCAAACTATGGCAGATCAACGAATATTTATCACAACAGCTACAGACCACGCTACGCCTTATGTTGATTACTGGTGGGGCGGGATGGGTTCATTTGTTGATTTCACTAAAAAATCCTCACGCGATAAATGGCAGCAATATGTAACTGATAGCCTACTTAAACATGGTGTAACCTCTCTTTGGAATGATAATTGTGAGTATGATTCTCTGGCTGATAAAGATGCCTACTGTGATTTTGATGGTAAAGGCGCTAAACTTGCCAAGCTAAAATCAATCCAACCTAATCTGATGGCTTACGCGGGCAGACAAGCCATGCTTAAATATAATCCTAATTTGCGTCCATACTCGGTAAATCGTGGTGGTTTTGCTGGCATTCAACGCTATTCACAAACTTGGGCTGGTGATAACTATACCTCGTGGCAATCATTAAAATTCAATATTGCAACTATCCTTGGTATGGGGCTATCCGGTGTAGCCAATAATGGCTGCGATATCGGTGGTTTTTGGGGTCCGCACCCAGACCCAGAGCTCTTTGTCCGCTGGGTACAAAATGGTATTTTTCAGCCACGGTTTTCAATCCATTCTTGTAATACCGATAACACTGTTACCGAGCCATGGATGTATGGTGAACATACCCAGCAAATTCGTGATGCGATTAAACTCCGCTACCGCTTAATGCCATATTTTTATTCGCTAATGCGTGAAGCTCATCTTTTTGGCACGCCGATTATGCGACCACTAGTTTATGAATTTCAAAATGACCTGAATATCTATAATGAAGGTGTTGATTTCATGCTCGGCAGTAGTTTATTTATAGCTAACATAGTAGAACCCAAAGCAACTTCACGAGAGGTTTATCTGCCAAATTCAGCGAGCTGGTATGACTTTAATAGTTACCAAAAATATCCTGGCGGCACTAAGATTAATCTAGCTGTAACTCTCGATTCAATTCCGATGTTTATTCGGGATAACTCAATAATTGCCTTATCTAATGATGAAGCTAAACTCAATGATGGACAATTCCAGCATTTGGAATTGATTATTGGTGGCAAGGATGGCGAATTTAACTTATATCAAGATGATGGATTAACTAATGACTATTTAAAAGGTAGTTATAGAAATACCTTAATCCGTGTCAATAGGATTGGCGAACAGACAAAAATCAGTTTCAAACATGAAGGCAATTTCATACCGCATACCAATATAATGGAATTAAAACTGATAAATCAGGATAAAGGACCATTCTTTGTTACAATTGATGGGCGTAAGATTAAACAATTCCTACACCGTGATAAATTTAATGAAATAAGTGAAGGCTGGTACTATAGCACCAGTAAGGGCATAGTTGAAATAAAAACCACTTTCCCCAATAAAGATAGTGAAATAATTGTTAGCTTCGCACATTTTGACTTAATTGGCATGTAA